Proteins encoded by one window of Lathyrus oleraceus cultivar Zhongwan6 chromosome 1, CAAS_Psat_ZW6_1.0, whole genome shotgun sequence:
- the LOC127135542 gene encoding nuclear transcription factor Y subunit A-3 isoform X2 — MKPFLFLNHSDTEFNSSQVDINYSMAHAPYPYCDPIFSGPLVAYAPQAANQPQMLPQMMGLPSNRVALPPDLAQDGPIYVNAKQYHGILRRRQSRAKLEAQNKLIKCRKPYLHESRHKHALKRVRGSGGRFLSTKHLSQSGTEFVTGSNTGAASINKYQKEDNSEMGSHHSSKTANNESSITTCSDRTCFSGNSFHFRQPEHMFLGNSPNMGGGAPQCSGGLVFGGTKQRASVR; from the exons ATGAAGCCTTTTCTATTTTTGAATCATTCTGATACCGAGTTCAATTCCTCACAAGTTGACATTAATTACTCAATG GCTCATGCTCCTTATCCTTACTGCGATCCAATTTTTTCTGGTCCATTAGTTGCTTATGCCCCGCAGGCTGCT AACCAACCCCAAATGTTACCTCAGATGATGGGATTACCATCCAATCGAGTTGCGTTACCACCTGATCTTGCACAAGATGGGCCCATTTATGTCAATGCAAAACAATACCATGGTATACTGAGAAGACGACAGTCAAGAGCAAAGCTTGAGGCTCAGAACAAACTCATCAAATGTCGTAAA CCATATCTTCATGAGTCTCGGCACAAGCATGCTTTGAAAAGGGTTAGAGGATCCGGTGGGCGATTTCTCAGCACCAAACACCTTTCACAGTCTGGCACAGAATTTGTCACAGGTTCAAATACTGGCGCTGCCTCTATAAACAAATATCAAAAGGAAGATAATTCAGAGATGGGAAGTCATCATTCCTCAAAAACTGCCAATAATGAATCTTCCATCACAACCTGTTCCGACCGCACATGTTTTTCTGGTAACAGTTTCCATTTTAGGCAGCCAGAGCACATGTTTCTCGGGAACTCTCCAAACATGGGTGGAGGAGCACCACAATGCAGTGGAGGACTCGTGTTTGGGGGAACAAAACAACGTGCTTCGGTTCGGTGA
- the LOC127135542 gene encoding nuclear transcription factor Y subunit A-4 isoform X1, with protein MKPFLFLNHSDTEFNSSQVDINYSMAHAPYPYCDPIFSGPLVAYAPQAANQPQMLPQMMGLPSNRVALPPDLAQDGPIYVNAKQYHGILRRRQSRAKLEAQNKLIKCRKVCSPYLHESRHKHALKRVRGSGGRFLSTKHLSQSGTEFVTGSNTGAASINKYQKEDNSEMGSHHSSKTANNESSITTCSDRTCFSGNSFHFRQPEHMFLGNSPNMGGGAPQCSGGLVFGGTKQRASVR; from the exons ATGAAGCCTTTTCTATTTTTGAATCATTCTGATACCGAGTTCAATTCCTCACAAGTTGACATTAATTACTCAATG GCTCATGCTCCTTATCCTTACTGCGATCCAATTTTTTCTGGTCCATTAGTTGCTTATGCCCCGCAGGCTGCT AACCAACCCCAAATGTTACCTCAGATGATGGGATTACCATCCAATCGAGTTGCGTTACCACCTGATCTTGCACAAGATGGGCCCATTTATGTCAATGCAAAACAATACCATGGTATACTGAGAAGACGACAGTCAAGAGCAAAGCTTGAGGCTCAGAACAAACTCATCAAATGTCGTAAAGTATGTTCT CCATATCTTCATGAGTCTCGGCACAAGCATGCTTTGAAAAGGGTTAGAGGATCCGGTGGGCGATTTCTCAGCACCAAACACCTTTCACAGTCTGGCACAGAATTTGTCACAGGTTCAAATACTGGCGCTGCCTCTATAAACAAATATCAAAAGGAAGATAATTCAGAGATGGGAAGTCATCATTCCTCAAAAACTGCCAATAATGAATCTTCCATCACAACCTGTTCCGACCGCACATGTTTTTCTGGTAACAGTTTCCATTTTAGGCAGCCAGAGCACATGTTTCTCGGGAACTCTCCAAACATGGGTGGAGGAGCACCACAATGCAGTGGAGGACTCGTGTTTGGGGGAACAAAACAACGTGCTTCGGTTCGGTGA